The Megalobrama amblycephala isolate DHTTF-2021 linkage group LG20, ASM1881202v1, whole genome shotgun sequence genome includes a window with the following:
- the LOC125256036 gene encoding C-type mannose receptor 2-like isoform X1, with amino-acid sequence MDQPLYFILLLIALCSVSECVQRQYHFINVRKTWTEAQRYCRENYTDLATADNMNDMNEVNKSVSDSDHQYVWIGLQRTSVNKWQWSSGEPALYLNWGSGQPDGGDDCAYIFNGQFYDYSCSTYYLKFICSSSNNMNAGLVFVSQLMNWRSAQSYCRQNHIDLVSVRNQNENQLVQKFINDNRLSGLWIWIGLFRDSWQWSDQSNSSFRYWYPNQPNNDGGKENCTILEDDPLKRWGDNTCSSQLPFVCHEDKLILIRENLTWSEALRYCRQNHTDLVSVHSEEIQRRVMNVAKRASTAAVWLGLHNFCSMNVWLWVRGDIVCYQNWAPGNGTTPENCRLEKRKGAVQSGGDQRWISLPESHKLNFICRNDE; translated from the exons ATGGACCAACCTCTATATTTCATTCTTCTTCTCATTG ctctctgCTCCGTATCTGAATGTGTTCAGCGTCAGTATCACTTTATAAACGTGAGGAAGACCTGGACTGAAGCTCAGAGATACTGCAGAGAGAATTACACAGATCTGGCCACCGCTGACAACATGAACGACATGAACGAGGTGAACAAGAGTGTgagtgattcagatcatcagtaTGTCTGGATTGGGCTGCAGAGAACGAGTGTTAATAAATGGCAGTGGTCTTCAGGTGAACCTGCGCTCTATCTGAACTGGGGATCTGGACAACCTGATGGTGGAGATGATTGTGCTTACATATTTAATGGACAATTTTATGATTATTCATGTAGTACTTACTACCTGAAATTCATCTGCAGTTCATCTAACAACA TGAACGCAGGACTCGTCTTTGTCAGTCAGTTGATGAACTGGAGAAGCGCTCAGAGTTACTGCAGACAGAATCACATCGATCTGGTCAGTGTGAGGAACCAGAATGAGAATCAACTGGTGCAGAAGTTCATTAATGATAATCGCTTATCTGGATTATGGATCTGGATCGGTTTGTTCAGAGACTCGTGGCAGTGGTCAGATCAGAGCAACTCCTCATTCAGATACTGGTATCCTAATCAACCTAATAATGATGGAGGTAAAGAAAACTGTACAATTCTCGAAGACGACCCTCTGAAACGATGGGGTGACAACACTTGCAGCAGCCAGTTACCTTTTGTGTGTCATGAAG ATAAACTGATTCTGATCAGAGAGAATCTGACGTGGTCTGAAGCTCTGAGATACTGCAGACAGAACCATACGGATCTGGTCTCGGTTCATTCAGAAGAGATTCAGCGTCGTGTGATGAACGTGGCCAAACGGGCGTCTACTGCGGCGGTCTGGTTGGGTTTACACAACTTCTGCAGCATGAACGTGTGGCTCTGGGTGAGAGGAGACATCGTGTGCTATCAGAACTGGGCTCCAGGGAACGGAACGACACCGGAAAACTGCCGCCTCGAGAAGAGGAAAGGAGCAGTTCAGTCTGGAGGAGATCAGCGCTGGATCAGCCTTCCTGAATCTCACAAACTCAACTTCATCTGCAGAAATGATGAgtga
- the LOC125256036 gene encoding C-type mannose receptor 2-like isoform X2 produces the protein MNDMNEVNKSVSDSDHQYVWIGLQRTSVNKWQWSSGEPALYLNWGSGQPDGGDDCAYIFNGQFYDYSCSTYYLKFICSSSNNMNAGLVFVSQLMNWRSAQSYCRQNHIDLVSVRNQNENQLVQKFINDNRLSGLWIWIGLFRDSWQWSDQSNSSFRYWYPNQPNNDGGKENCTILEDDPLKRWGDNTCSSQLPFVCHEDKLILIRENLTWSEALRYCRQNHTDLVSVHSEEIQRRVMNVAKRASTAAVWLGLHNFCSMNVWLWVRGDIVCYQNWAPGNGTTPENCRLEKRKGAVQSGGDQRWISLPESHKLNFICRNDE, from the exons ATGAACGACATGAACGAGGTGAACAAGAGTGTgagtgattcagatcatcagtaTGTCTGGATTGGGCTGCAGAGAACGAGTGTTAATAAATGGCAGTGGTCTTCAGGTGAACCTGCGCTCTATCTGAACTGGGGATCTGGACAACCTGATGGTGGAGATGATTGTGCTTACATATTTAATGGACAATTTTATGATTATTCATGTAGTACTTACTACCTGAAATTCATCTGCAGTTCATCTAACAACA TGAACGCAGGACTCGTCTTTGTCAGTCAGTTGATGAACTGGAGAAGCGCTCAGAGTTACTGCAGACAGAATCACATCGATCTGGTCAGTGTGAGGAACCAGAATGAGAATCAACTGGTGCAGAAGTTCATTAATGATAATCGCTTATCTGGATTATGGATCTGGATCGGTTTGTTCAGAGACTCGTGGCAGTGGTCAGATCAGAGCAACTCCTCATTCAGATACTGGTATCCTAATCAACCTAATAATGATGGAGGTAAAGAAAACTGTACAATTCTCGAAGACGACCCTCTGAAACGATGGGGTGACAACACTTGCAGCAGCCAGTTACCTTTTGTGTGTCATGAAG ATAAACTGATTCTGATCAGAGAGAATCTGACGTGGTCTGAAGCTCTGAGATACTGCAGACAGAACCATACGGATCTGGTCTCGGTTCATTCAGAAGAGATTCAGCGTCGTGTGATGAACGTGGCCAAACGGGCGTCTACTGCGGCGGTCTGGTTGGGTTTACACAACTTCTGCAGCATGAACGTGTGGCTCTGGGTGAGAGGAGACATCGTGTGCTATCAGAACTGGGCTCCAGGGAACGGAACGACACCGGAAAACTGCCGCCTCGAGAAGAGGAAAGGAGCAGTTCAGTCTGGAGGAGATCAGCGCTGGATCAGCCTTCCTGAATCTCACAAACTCAACTTCATCTGCAGAAATGATGAgtga